From a region of the Paenibacillus lutimineralis genome:
- a CDS encoding helix-turn-helix transcriptional regulator, translated as MKNTDFHLNFNLFFDGLGLQRQYTDRSEPMELSSLMGTGRVQRYVPRHDMNIVVSEMTFQREVDISLNTGMPMIELHYCSQGTRQFSADGEEYHFAPGMISLQLIRETKVRFEFEEEQPYQMLGIGIPVSTFHHFLEGADGSRLVDFNKLLGQRNYRVFQERIDPASSMTIMRLIQALQQKGISNLELECSVLELLSSSFQSLLIERKTSNLSNSDIDKIKRAREIILEWMADPPTLIELSRMIGLNDYKLKVGFKEMYGTTVFGYLREKRLEKALLLLQEGNMNVYETSLAVGYSNPSHFAQAFRVKYGVTPGSLARRSSIQLPNSLS; from the coding sequence ATGAAGAATACCGATTTTCATCTCAATTTCAATTTATTCTTTGATGGTCTGGGATTACAGCGGCAATATACCGACCGCTCTGAACCGATGGAGCTGAGCTCGTTAATGGGGACAGGGCGGGTTCAGCGCTATGTGCCTCGCCATGATATGAATATTGTTGTCTCTGAGATGACCTTTCAACGTGAAGTTGATATATCGCTTAATACCGGCATGCCGATGATCGAGCTTCATTATTGCTCACAAGGCACTCGGCAGTTTAGTGCGGATGGGGAGGAGTATCATTTTGCTCCGGGCATGATCAGTTTGCAGCTTATTCGTGAGACAAAGGTACGGTTCGAATTCGAGGAAGAGCAGCCTTATCAAATGCTCGGAATCGGGATTCCTGTTTCCACTTTTCATCATTTTTTAGAGGGTGCTGACGGCAGCAGGCTAGTTGATTTCAATAAACTGCTTGGTCAACGGAATTACCGCGTCTTCCAAGAGAGAATTGATCCGGCATCTTCCATGACCATTATGCGTCTGATACAGGCACTACAGCAAAAAGGCATCAGTAATTTGGAGCTAGAGTGTAGTGTCCTGGAATTGCTGTCATCTTCGTTTCAGTCGCTACTGATTGAACGTAAAACGTCGAATTTATCCAATAGCGATATAGACAAAATAAAGAGGGCGCGGGAGATCATTCTGGAATGGATGGCGGATCCACCTACGTTAATTGAGCTATCCCGGATGATCGGCTTGAATGATTATAAATTGAAGGTTGGCTTTAAAGAGATGTATGGCACGACTGTCTTCGGATATTTGCGGGAGAAGAGGCTGGAGAAGGCGCTGCTTCTGCTTCAGGAAGGAAATATGAATGTTTATGAGACCTCGCTTGCCGTCGGATATTCTAATCCAAGTCATTTTGCCCAAGCATTTCGGGTTAAGTATGGGGTAACCCCGGGAAGTCTGGCCCGACGCTCTTCGATTCAACTTCCTAATTCTCTATCGTAA
- a CDS encoding MFS transporter, with protein sequence MKYRFTVMFLIVLCGMISIAAFNPIIGPLSRNLGLSELQSGCLVSVAGLCWLLGGYFWEKQTFMSRKKMLASIMFVYLITLVVFALLADYAADHWQGSSGLFWIFFLLRAVAGFFFGGIPAKAQSYVMGWTTQETRTKGMALFGAANGLGFVLGPAMSGGMASIGLTAPMYAVAIMLALMMILLGLLIKDEPEQKTIRSAKASSLSPLDGRIRLYLWTGLMLSFALNIVQVTIGFYVQDNLGYDARQATQLIGLGLALSGVMVVLSQIVISKLKWKSDHVLRVGLLFVVLGLLGLVAFIRYAYVDFLLLGIGIGFTLLGYSAGASLAVRDEEQRSVASYIAALQGGGSFLGPVTGTALYTANIAAPYSFCVLLICVTGLFSLRRKTVRVPSDLSQ encoded by the coding sequence ATGAAATACAGATTCACTGTAATGTTTCTTATTGTATTGTGTGGCATGATATCGATCGCTGCCTTCAATCCGATTATCGGTCCGCTATCCCGAAATTTGGGTCTTAGCGAGCTTCAGTCGGGATGTCTGGTGTCGGTAGCAGGTCTTTGCTGGCTGCTTGGAGGGTACTTCTGGGAGAAACAAACCTTCATGAGCAGGAAGAAGATGCTGGCGTCCATTATGTTCGTCTATTTGATCACGCTGGTCGTATTTGCTCTGCTTGCCGATTATGCAGCAGATCACTGGCAGGGTTCGTCGGGGCTATTCTGGATTTTCTTCCTGCTGCGCGCTGTCGCAGGCTTTTTCTTCGGCGGAATTCCGGCTAAGGCGCAATCTTATGTAATGGGATGGACAACACAAGAGACGCGGACGAAGGGGATGGCTTTATTCGGAGCGGCGAACGGACTCGGGTTCGTATTAGGCCCGGCGATGAGCGGAGGCATGGCGTCGATTGGACTGACCGCTCCGATGTACGCTGTAGCCATAATGCTTGCCCTGATGATGATTCTACTGGGGTTGTTGATCAAGGACGAACCGGAACAGAAGACGATCCGTAGCGCCAAGGCTTCTTCACTCTCGCCGCTGGACGGAAGAATTCGCCTGTATCTATGGACCGGTCTGATGCTCTCTTTTGCCTTGAATATTGTTCAAGTGACAATTGGTTTCTATGTCCAGGACAATCTTGGATATGATGCCCGCCAGGCCACACAATTGATCGGGCTGGGACTGGCTCTGTCAGGAGTCATGGTCGTACTCTCACAGATCGTAATCAGTAAGCTGAAGTGGAAGTCTGATCATGTGCTGCGGGTTGGATTGCTGTTCGTTGTACTCGGACTGCTGGGGCTTGTCGCTTTCATCCGCTATGCCTATGTCGATTTCCTTCTTCTCGGAATCGGGATTGGCTTTACATTGTTAGGCTATAGTGCAGGAGCGTCGCTGGCCGTACGGGATGAGGAACAGCGGAGTGTCGCTTCCTATATCGCTGCTTTGCAGGGAGGGGGTTCCTTCCTGGGACCTGTGACAGGAACCGCATTATATACGGCAAATATAGCCGCTCCATATTCGTTCTGTGTGCTGTTGATCTGTGTGACCGGGCTCTTCTCATTAAGAAGAAAGACGGTTCGTGTTCCATCTGACCTATCACAATAA
- a CDS encoding ABC transporter substrate-binding protein: MDPNTLIGGWFQTEVDVEAVMAAEPDLILAGPTQEKIYDQLSKIAPTVRVPYGFNAFRDRFAFVSEVLDKHKEMEDWTAEYEAQATKDKERILAKTGTETFAIIEATQKEIRIYSRTGIADMIYNDLQLPQALGLPEPDAWGGKGTSLEGLSTLNPDHLILMADSSDNVLEKSSIWNSLKAVQAGKIYRMTSRQNYNEAFFALGKKSLMNQLVEDILKGSQ; encoded by the coding sequence TTGGATCCAAACACTCTCATCGGCGGTTGGTTCCAGACTGAAGTGGATGTAGAGGCCGTGATGGCAGCCGAACCGGACTTGATTCTGGCTGGCCCAACGCAGGAGAAAATCTATGATCAACTGTCAAAGATCGCCCCGACCGTTAGGGTTCCGTATGGATTTAACGCTTTTCGGGACCGCTTTGCTTTTGTCTCCGAAGTGCTGGATAAGCATAAGGAAATGGAGGACTGGACGGCGGAATACGAAGCTCAAGCTACGAAGGACAAGGAGAGAATTCTAGCAAAGACCGGGACAGAGACGTTCGCGATCATCGAGGCGACGCAGAAGGAGATTAGAATTTATTCCCGCACCGGCATTGCTGATATGATCTATAACGATCTCCAGCTTCCACAAGCCCTGGGCCTGCCCGAGCCAGACGCATGGGGCGGCAAAGGGACCAGCCTTGAGGGGCTGTCCACGCTGAATCCTGATCATCTGATTTTGATGGCCGATAGCTCGGACAACGTACTGGAGAAGAGCAGTATCTGGAACAGCCTGAAGGCCGTCCAGGCAGGCAAGATATATCGTATGACAAGCCGCCAGAATTACAATGAAGCCTTCTTTGCCCTGGGCAAGAAATCGCTGATGAACCAGCTTGTCGAGGATATCCTGAAAGGCTCGCAATAA
- a CDS encoding ABC transporter ATP-binding protein, producing the protein MTHKKGMSRLFEIAGERRGLLMLSGLLSSISAVCMLVPYAAVYFILKELLEHAAEPSMADGAMMVRWGIIALCGLLGSLVMMYAGGMVSHVAAFRILYGLRVKLSAHIGRLPLGWLNGTSTGAVKKTMEQNVEKVETFIAHQLPDLVHVAVTTLFMIVVMFLLNVWLAIACIVPIVLALVVQTLLMSGSKTQENVRKYHDSLERMNASAVQYVRGMPAIKVFGQTVQSFRQFYEDMIRYRDFCLKYTDQFQTGYLVFKVILGSFAAFVLPVGVYLLSRDPGNVAFASVLLFFLIMAPGISSPMFKIMSLTSTLRDIREGVERIDRILEEQPVSEPIHPQQPEFYDISFDHVSFAYDAEAGSMEVLSDISFTARQGEVTALVGPSGAGKSTVANLVPRFWDVKSGAIRIGHVDIRDMATSDLMNTVAFVFQDSFLFYDTVYNNIAVGRPDASPEEVHAAARAAQCHAFIEQLPQGYDTLIGEGGVYLSGGEEQRLAVARAILKNAPVLVLDEATAFADPENEYEMQLALKELMQKKTVIVIAHRLSTIKDAEQILVMESGRIAERGGHQELISAGGIYARMWASYLHTENWSIGQKEGKAGHEHAAQHYRG; encoded by the coding sequence TTGACTCATAAAAAAGGCATGTCCCGATTGTTTGAAATCGCCGGGGAAAGACGAGGTTTGCTGATGCTCTCCGGTTTGTTGTCTTCGATAAGCGCCGTCTGTATGCTGGTGCCCTATGCCGCTGTATATTTTATTCTGAAGGAGCTGCTGGAGCATGCCGCCGAGCCGTCCATGGCCGATGGAGCGATGATGGTGCGTTGGGGGATTATCGCCCTCTGCGGTCTGCTGGGAAGCCTCGTCATGATGTATGCCGGAGGGATGGTCTCGCATGTAGCCGCTTTTCGAATTTTATATGGATTGAGGGTGAAATTGTCGGCCCACATCGGCAGGCTGCCGCTAGGCTGGTTGAATGGCACGTCAACGGGAGCGGTGAAGAAGACGATGGAGCAAAATGTGGAGAAGGTAGAAACCTTTATTGCCCACCAGCTACCCGATCTTGTTCATGTCGCGGTCACCACCCTATTCATGATTGTAGTCATGTTCCTGCTCAACGTATGGCTGGCTATCGCCTGCATTGTGCCTATCGTTCTTGCACTGGTTGTCCAGACCTTGCTGATGTCCGGCTCGAAGACGCAGGAGAATGTGCGGAAGTATCACGATTCACTGGAACGGATGAACGCTTCTGCTGTTCAATATGTAAGAGGAATGCCGGCCATTAAGGTATTCGGGCAAACGGTGCAATCCTTCCGTCAATTTTATGAAGATATGATTCGATATCGTGATTTTTGCTTGAAATACACCGACCAATTTCAGACCGGATATCTGGTATTCAAGGTGATTCTCGGCTCCTTCGCCGCGTTCGTTCTGCCGGTAGGCGTGTATCTGCTAAGTCGTGATCCGGGAAACGTTGCATTTGCTTCCGTGCTGCTGTTCTTCCTGATCATGGCCCCGGGCATCTCTTCTCCGATGTTCAAGATCATGTCCTTGACCTCAACGCTTAGAGATATCCGTGAAGGGGTAGAACGCATTGACCGTATTCTCGAAGAGCAGCCTGTATCGGAGCCGATACATCCGCAGCAGCCGGAGTTCTATGACATAAGCTTCGATCACGTCTCATTCGCTTACGATGCGGAGGCCGGAAGCATGGAGGTATTATCGGATATTTCGTTTACCGCCAGACAAGGGGAAGTTACGGCGCTTGTAGGCCCGTCCGGAGCGGGCAAATCGACGGTGGCAAATCTGGTGCCCCGGTTCTGGGATGTGAAGTCCGGAGCGATTCGCATTGGCCATGTTGATATCCGGGATATGGCTACCTCCGATCTGATGAATACCGTTGCTTTCGTGTTTCAAGATTCATTCCTGTTCTATGATACGGTGTATAACAATATTGCCGTCGGTCGGCCTGACGCATCACCGGAGGAGGTGCATGCAGCTGCGAGGGCAGCGCAATGTCACGCTTTTATTGAACAGCTACCGCAGGGCTATGACACACTGATCGGCGAAGGAGGCGTATATCTGTCAGGTGGGGAGGAGCAGCGGCTCGCCGTTGCCAGGGCGATCCTCAAGAATGCCCCTGTGCTTGTGCTGGACGAGGCCACTGCATTTGCCGATCCCGAGAATGAATACGAGATGCAGCTGGCCCTGAAAGAGCTGATGCAGAAGAAGACGGTCATCGTGATCGCGCATCGTCTGTCCACAATCAAGGATGCCGAGCAGATTCTCGTGATGGAAAGCGGACGCATCGCCGAACGGGGAGGGCATCAGGAATTGATCTCAGCTGGAGGAATCTATGCCCGAATGTGGGCCTCATACCTGCATACTGAGAATTGGAGCATTGGCCAGAAGGAGGGGAAGGCTGGACATGAACATGCTGCGCAACATTACCGCGGGTAA
- a CDS encoding ABC transporter ATP-binding protein yields MNMLRNITAGNPRALIRPVLYTTLANLIGIVPFVLLVEAIRLIFQTFTNPGTTLDTTRLWWVCGGIAVSLVLLYISEVPAYRAQYRIAYSAAADGRARLAEHLRKLSLGFLNKRDPGDLANMMMGDFTLLEHGISHLVPQMLGAIVMPLLALVGLSVLDWRMALSLFAALPVAILLLLLTTRLQRRLGAQHMRAKIDAANRFQEYLNGIHVIKAYNLSGERFARLEFSFKELMRQSIRLEGLLGPIVLTAIACIRAGLTFMVIVGVHLLLGGSLDLMTFVAFLIIGTRIFEPLTIALVGYAEFRYHEQAGERIVQLLQEPVMQGDRQPAAGHDIEFREVTFGYLEQPVLQNVSLSMPTGSFTALVGPSGSGKSTMLRLIARFYDPNQGTVTMGGEAIHAMDPEALLQKVSMVFQDVYLFQDTIANNIRFGKADATREEIESAARLACCHDFIMKLPDGYDTLVGEGGSTLSGGEKQRISIARAILKDAPVVLLDEATASLDPENEAEIQKAIDQLVQGRTVIVIAHRLKTVRHADQIAVLDQGQIVETGRHEELLSLNGLYARLWGRQHETGEWSISS; encoded by the coding sequence ATGAACATGCTGCGCAACATTACCGCGGGTAATCCCCGCGCCTTAATTAGACCGGTACTGTATACGACGTTGGCCAATTTGATCGGTATAGTTCCTTTTGTGCTGCTTGTGGAGGCGATCAGGTTAATCTTTCAAACGTTTACCAATCCGGGAACTACTCTCGATACGACACGCCTGTGGTGGGTATGCGGAGGGATTGCAGTGTCATTGGTTCTCCTGTACATCAGTGAGGTTCCTGCCTATCGCGCCCAGTATCGCATTGCTTACAGCGCCGCCGCTGACGGCCGAGCTCGTCTGGCCGAGCATTTGCGCAAGCTGTCACTGGGCTTCCTGAACAAGCGTGATCCGGGGGACCTGGCCAATATGATGATGGGCGACTTCACGCTGCTGGAGCATGGCATCTCACATCTGGTCCCGCAGATGCTTGGAGCGATTGTCATGCCGCTCCTTGCTCTCGTAGGCTTATCGGTGCTCGATTGGCGCATGGCCCTGTCGTTGTTCGCTGCGCTTCCGGTCGCTATTTTGCTGCTGCTACTGACCACCCGCCTGCAACGCAGGCTGGGGGCTCAGCATATGCGGGCCAAGATCGATGCGGCCAACCGCTTTCAGGAATATTTGAATGGTATCCACGTCATTAAAGCCTATAATTTGAGCGGAGAGCGCTTTGCCCGCCTGGAATTCTCATTCAAAGAATTGATGCGGCAGAGCATCCGTCTTGAAGGATTGTTGGGGCCCATTGTATTGACGGCGATTGCCTGTATCCGGGCCGGCTTAACCTTTATGGTAATTGTCGGCGTTCATTTGCTGCTCGGCGGCAGCCTTGATTTGATGACCTTCGTGGCATTTCTGATCATCGGAACCCGGATATTCGAGCCGCTGACGATTGCGCTGGTAGGCTATGCCGAGTTCCGTTATCATGAGCAAGCTGGTGAGCGCATCGTCCAACTGCTGCAGGAACCTGTGATGCAGGGCGACAGACAGCCCGCAGCAGGACATGATATCGAGTTCAGGGAGGTTACCTTCGGCTATTTGGAACAGCCTGTTCTGCAAAATGTAAGTCTCAGTATGCCGACAGGTTCTTTCACTGCTTTGGTCGGGCCTTCAGGCAGCGGAAAGAGTACCATGCTCCGCCTCATTGCCCGCTTCTATGATCCGAATCAAGGGACAGTGACCATGGGCGGGGAAGCGATTCATGCGATGGATCCGGAAGCACTGCTGCAGAAGGTTTCCATGGTGTTTCAGGATGTGTATCTGTTCCAGGACACGATTGCTAACAATATCCGCTTCGGAAAAGCAGATGCAACCCGAGAAGAGATCGAATCTGCCGCACGGCTCGCCTGCTGCCACGATTTCATCATGAAGCTTCCTGACGGCTATGACACGCTGGTCGGCGAAGGAGGCAGCACGCTGTCAGGAGGAGAGAAGCAGCGGATTTCCATCGCCAGGGCGATTCTGAAAGACGCCCCCGTCGTGCTTCTCGATGAGGCGACAGCTTCGCTCGACCCTGAGAATGAAGCGGAGATTCAGAAGGCGATTGACCAGCTTGTGCAAGGAAGAACAGTTATCGTTATTGCGCATCGCCTTAAGACGGTACGTCATGCTGATCAGATTGCCGTATTGGATCAGGGGCAGATTGTAGAGACAGGCCGGCATGAAGAGCTGTTGTCATTGAACGGCCTGTATGCCCGTCTATGGGGTCGACAGCATGAGACCGGAGAGTGGAGTATTTCTTCCTGA
- a CDS encoding TetR/AcrR family transcriptional regulator encodes MTKKALASTLKSMMERSSLEKITVKDLVAECGVNRQTFYYHFQDIYDLLGWIYKTEALDAISNCRTYDTWQHGFLKIFNYVLDNKKFCLSTYRSMGREHLDLFLHQAVFDLLMGVIEEVNAGKQVRSEDKKFIANFYTFAFIGIMLEWIRNGMGEDPSLIIDRLSILVEGDVEKAISKYVHIS; translated from the coding sequence ATGACGAAGAAGGCTTTGGCTTCTACTCTTAAATCGATGATGGAACGATCCTCATTGGAGAAAATCACGGTGAAGGATCTGGTTGCCGAATGCGGAGTGAACCGACAGACGTTTTATTATCATTTTCAGGATATATATGATTTACTAGGCTGGATTTATAAGACGGAGGCGCTGGACGCGATATCCAACTGTCGTACCTATGATACCTGGCAGCATGGCTTCCTGAAAATATTCAATTATGTTTTAGACAACAAAAAATTCTGCCTCAGTACCTATCGTTCTATGGGGCGAGAGCATTTGGATCTCTTCCTGCATCAGGCGGTATTCGACCTGTTGATGGGTGTGATTGAAGAGGTCAATGCCGGCAAGCAGGTGCGATCGGAAGATAAGAAATTCATCGCCAACTTCTATACCTTTGCGTTCATCGGCATCATGCTGGAATGGATTCGCAATGGCATGGGTGAAGACCCCAGCTTGATTATTGATCGATTAAGCATCTTAGTTGAAGGCGATGTTGAGAAGGCGATCAGTAAATATGTGCACATTAGCTAG